The Litoribacterium kuwaitense DNA segment CTTTTGAAATTAACATGTCCAAAGACATTCGACAGTTTCCCCAGCTCTCTGAAACCGAGCAAGATGCCTATCTAAAAATCATCGGTCTGCTCGCTTTGCTTGACAGTATTCAAACCGACTACGCAGGTAAAGTTGCCGATTATTTGACGGACTCCAGCCTCAACGCGTTGATGATTATTTTAGCACAGCAAGAAGTCATTCATAACCATTCGTATTCTTATGTACTTTCAAGTGTTGTTTCCAAGAGCAAACAAGATGAAACGTTTGACTATTGGCGCACCGAACCAACATTACGCAAGCGAAATGATTTTATAACGAATGGCTACGCAGACTTTGCCGAGTCACCAACCGTTCGTAACCTTCTGCGATCCATTGTTTATGACGTGATTTTAGAAGGACTGTTCTTTTACTCAGGATTTGCTTTCTTTTACAACTTGGCAAGAAACCAAAAGATGGTCGCTACAAGCACAATGATCAACTACATTAATCGCGATGAGCAACTTCATGTAGACTTATTTGCCAAGATCTTTAAAGAAGTGCTTGAGCAATATCCAGAGGAAAACACGAAAGAGCTTGAGGATTTTGTTCGTGAAACGTTTAAACATGCTGCCGAACTGGAAATTGCTTGGGGGCGTGAAATTATTGGTAATCGTATCGAAGGCATTGAGATGCACGAATTAGAGGATTACATTAAATTCATGGCCCATAAACGAGTGAAGCAGATGGGTTACGAAGGACCTTACCCTGAGCATAAGAAAAATCCAATGCGTTGGATTGTTGC contains these protein-coding regions:
- a CDS encoding ribonucleotide-diphosphate reductase subunit beta — encoded protein: MSSETLNTRKIMDPDAPNRSTGIINGRSSNVLNWDDVRFSWAYPKYKRMLANFWTPFEINMSKDIRQFPQLSETEQDAYLKIIGLLALLDSIQTDYAGKVADYLTDSSLNALMIILAQQEVIHNHSYSYVLSSVVSKSKQDETFDYWRTEPTLRKRNDFITNGYADFAESPTVRNLLRSIVYDVILEGLFFYSGFAFFYNLARNQKMVATSTMINYINRDEQLHVDLFAKIFKEVLEQYPEENTKELEDFVRETFKHAAELEIAWGREIIGNRIEGIEMHELEDYIKFMAHKRVKQMGYEGPYPEHKKNPMRWIVAYQEVDLGKTDFFEQKSRQYTKTSDENGFDDL